A genomic window from Chaetodon auriga isolate fChaAug3 chromosome 13, fChaAug3.hap1, whole genome shotgun sequence includes:
- the rprma gene encoding protein reprimo A yields the protein MNNTGFNQTEGGLLNKTEEFLCCNFSSVVTDNGFVAAAPDERSLFIMRVVQIAVMCVLSLTVVFGIFFLGCNLLIKSEGMINFLVTDRRPSKETEAVIVGAY from the coding sequence ATGAATAACACCGGTTTCAACCAAACGGAGGGCGGACTGCTCAACAAGACAGAGGAGTTCCTCTGCTGCAACTTTTCATCCGTGGTGACTGATAACGGCTTTGTGGCCGCCGCTCCGGATGAGAGGAGCCTCTTCATCATGAGGGTGGTCCAGATAGCCGTCATGTGCGTTTTGTCCCTCACGGTGGTCTTTGGCATATTTTTCTTGGGTTGCAACCTTCTCATAAAGTCAGAGGGGATGATTAACTTTTTAGTGACTGACAGGAGACCGTCCAAAGAAACGGAGGCAGTAATTGTTGGAGCCTACTGA